One genomic window of Euwallacea fornicatus isolate EFF26 chromosome 7, ASM4011564v1, whole genome shotgun sequence includes the following:
- the U2af50 gene encoding splicing factor U2AF 50 kDa subunit produces the protein MVNMSDDKEKERDRSRERDRRRRSRSREHRRRSRSRSRERPERRRSRSRSPRGHKNSFSRRRKPSLYWDVPPPGFEHITPLQYKAMQAAGQIPANIVADTPQAAVPVVGSTITRQARRLYVGNIPFGVTEDEMMEYFNQQMHLSGLAQAAGNPVLACQINLDKNFAFLEFRSIDETTQAMAFDGINFKGQSLKIRRPHDYQPMPGMSENSITVPAGVISTVVPDSPHKIFIGGLPNYLNEDQVKELLMSFGQLKAFNLVKDTAFGLSKGYAFAEYIDISMTDQAIAGLNGMQLGDKRLIVQRASVGAKNATVLPAVQIQVPGLSLVGASGPPTEVLCLLNMVTPDELKDEEEYEDILEDIKEECNKYGVVRSIEIPRPIEGVEVPGCGKVFVEFNSVLDCQKAQQTLTGRKFSNRVVVTSYFDPDKYHRREF, from the exons ATGGTTAATATGAGTGACGACAAAG aaaaagaaCGAGACCGTAGCCGCGAGAGGGACCGTAGACGCCGCTCACGATCTCGGGAACACAGGCGCCGTTCCAGGTCTCGATCCAGGGAGAGACCAGAAAGGAGAAGAAGCCGTTCTAGGTCTCCAAGAGGCCACAAAA ATAGCTTTTCGCGGAGAAGAAAGCCATCCTTATATTGGGATGTTCCACCACCAGGTTTTGAACATATTACTCCTCTGCAGTATAAAGCTATGCAAGCTGCTGGTCAGATACCTGCCAATATCGTAGCAGACACGCCTCAAGCCGCTGTTCCTGTGGTAGGATCAACAATTACTAGACAGGCTAGAAG GTTGTATGTCGGCAACATTCCATTTGGAGTAACTGAAGATGAAATGATGGAGTATTTCAACCAGCAGATGCATCTTAGTGGTTTGGCCCAAGCCGCTGGAAACCCTGTTTTGgcgtgtcaaattaatttggacaaaaatttcgCTTTCCTCGAGTTTAGGTCTATCGACGAAACCACGCAAGCCATGGCTTTTGACGGAATTAACTTTAAAG GTCAATCTCTCAAAATTCGACGTCCTCATGATTACCAACCGATGCCCGGAATGTCAGAAAACTCAATCACCGTCCCCGCAGGCGTCATTAGTACTGTGGTCCCGGATTCtcctcataaaatatttatagggGGTTTACCGAATTATTTGAACGAAGATCAG GTTAAGGAACTGCTGATGTCGTTCGGTCAGCTGAAGGCCTTCAACTTGGTCAAAGACACGGCCTTTGGATTAAGCAAGGGCTACGCATTTGCTGAGTATATTGATATCAGCATGACCGATCAG GCTATTGCGGGTTTAAACGGCATGCAACTAGGAGATAAGCGGCTCATTGTCCAGAGGGCTAGTGTTGGAGCCAAGAATGCCACTGTCCTGCCTGCAGTACAGATTCAAGTTCCAGGTCTTAGTCTTGTCGGCGCTTCAGGGCCACCGACGGAAGTTTTATGTTTGCTGAACATG GTTACTCCCGACGAATTGAAGGATGAAGAAGAATATGAAGACATTCTGGAAGACATCAAAGAAGAATGCAATAAATATGGGGTGGTTAGAAGTATAGAAATTCCAAGACCGATTGAAGGCGTGGAAGTGCCAGGATGCGGAAAG GTATTCGTTGAATTTAATTCAGTCTTGGACTGTCAGAAAGCCCAACAAACTCTCACCGGACGAAAGTTCAGCAACAGGGTTGTAGTTACGTCGTATTTCGACCCTGACAAATACCACAGACGcgaattttag
- the DCTN4-p62 gene encoding dynactin subunit 4, whose translation MSYKMGAEAVKYACTCGLLKSLPYLYFCRHCSQLRCGFCVCPEVDSIFCGKCCETIPSAEAKVKKNKCANCFVCPSCQQELSTRIASKGPVNTEDAKSSMSSVKKTYYLSCYYCRWNSRDVGIPDQASATGGWPQRENVHSNHLQQIIDTYKQVMVSQKQKKEVDKKKQLGKQMGFVSYTDRTGVTASALRKRIGLSDIPHAMLKKPKMPEPAIARSEVEELPDEIFNTPVSLMNITTIEQRLLQPESQPTTVDKLFPVQKQLSVKKSLRCRQCERNISKPEYNPTSIKFKIQLFAYVYIPQITIVSVGQLLPGKPCDLIIKFLNQTTHQTTITILDLDLAEQEAYVNEQKIIDIAERFEQHLSLETTKASLTSPQPSSLLSHTPRQPSITLKARKIEETVNCEVAIPESPFILPPRDDAAEYDDSADIHNVEDDPNLVVWRKSNKALVKLQVTPGVDLKENDEVMCGFTMEHIFTNIIAATFENKQQPPKMNHRVRVFFNLGKVANV comes from the coding sequence atgTCTTATAAAATGGGTGCAGAAGCAGTTAAATACGCCTGCACCTGCGGGCTGCTAAAATCTCTTCCCTATCTGTATTTTTGTCGGCATTGCTCCCAACTTCGATGTGGATTTTGTGTCTGCCCTGAAGTAGATTCAATTTTCTGTGGAAAATGTTGTGAAACCATTCCATCTGCTGAAGCCAAGGTCAAAAAGAATAAGTGCGCTAACTGTTTTGTTTGCCCCAGTTGCCAACAAGAACTGTCAACTAGAATTGCCTCAAAAGGCCCTGTTAACACAGAAGATGCCAAAAGCAGTATGTCTTCCGTAAAGAAGACATACTACTTGAGCTGCTATTACTGTAGATGGAATTCCAGAGATGTTGGAATTCCCGATCAGGCTTCTGCTACTGGTGGATGGCCACAGCGTGAAAATGTGCATAGCAACCATTTGCAGCAAATTATTGACACCTACAAGCAGGTGATGGTATCACAGAAGCAAAAAAAAGAGGTGGATAAGAAGAAACAGCTTGGAAAACAAATGGGATTTGTGAGTTATACTGATAGAACTGGAGTCACAGCATCAGCCCTAAGGAAACGAATTGGTCTCTCTGATATTCCTCATGCAATgcttaaaaaaccaaaaatgcCAGAACCAGCAATTGCAAGATCTGAAGTAGAAGAATTGCCtgatgaaatatttaacacCCCTGTTTCATTAATGAACATTACAACCATAGAACAAAGACTTTTGCAACCAGAATCTCAGCCAACTACTGTAGATAAGCTATTTCCTGTGCAGAAGCAGCTGTCTGTCAAGAAATCATTAAGATGCCGTCAGTGTGAACGCAATATAAGCAAACCTGAGTATAACCCAAcatctattaaatttaaaatacaacTGTTTGCATATGTTTACATCCCACAAATCACCATTGTCAGTGTTGGACAGTTACTTCCAGGTAAACCCTGTGAtctcattattaaatttcttaatcaaacaACCCACCAAACTACCATTACTATTCTTGACTTAGACTTAGCAGAACAAGAAGCTTATGTTAATGAAcagaaaataattgatataGCCGAGAGATTTGAACAGCACTTATCACTGGAAACAACTAAAGCTTCATTAACAAGCCCTCAGCCATCAAGTCTGTTGTCTCACACTCCCCGCCAACCATCCATTACTCTCAAAGccagaaaaattgaagaaactgTTAACTGTGAAGTAGCTATTCCAGAAAGTCCCTTTATTTTGCCCCCAAGAGATGATGCAGCCGAGTATGATGATTCTGCTGATATCCATAACGTTGAGGATGATCCTAATTTAGTAGTGTGGAGGAAATCTAATAAGGCTTTAGTAAAGTTACAAGTAACACCAGGTGTtgatttaaaggaaaatgatGAAGTGATGTGTGGATTTACAATGGAACATATTTTTACTAACATAATTGCAGCTACTTTTGAGAACAAGCAACAGCCACCCAAAATGAATCATAGAGTTAGGGTGTTTTTTAACCTAGGAAAAGTTGCTAATGTTTAA
- the LOC136340341 gene encoding calcium-binding and coiled-coil domain-containing protein 2-like isoform X2: MSLMNSPVVIFLDIQDHYDLKTIFKLGWNNTKEYITGKAIRDVNTEQIGQVTFPSFLLPRDTSNLYQVCYISNQELKGASSPFDFSIEYQLLTSSEIFSSQVLTSCDSTAMCQVILEKDIEITKLKEMNASLTEENNVLKKSLKVLVDEKMESRFQSYDKNITKLRDLVEGIEHIVLKHNKDIKMLKNKVMEGGEEYKKLYLEKLKIEKKYEKLKDAHCSDTSWMCEDREFIDVNKDLGELQPLPPFPFILQHSYSDSKT; the protein is encoded by the exons ATGTCTTTAATGAACTCTCCTGTA GTgattttcttggacattcaagaCCACTATGATTTAAAAA CCATATTTAAACTAGGGTGGAACAATACTAAGGAATATATTACTGGAAAGGCAATTCGAGATGTTAACACAGAACAGATTGGACAAGTTACATTTCCTA GCTTCCTACTTCCAAGAgacacttcaaatttatatCAAGTATGTTATATCAGTAACCAGGAATTAAAGGGAGCGAGTTCACCTTTTGATTTTAGTATAGAATACCAACTACTAACATCCTCAGAAATATTCTCAAGTCAAGTGTTAACTTCATGTGATAGCACAGCAATGTGTCAAGTAATTCTTGAAAAAGATATTGAGATTACTAAACTTAAAGAGATGAATGCTAGTCTTACAGAAGAAAATAATGTtcttaaaaaatcattgaaagtCTTGGTAGATGAGAAGATGGAAAGTAGGTTTCAAAgttatgataaaaatattacaaaattgaGGGATTTGGTAGAGGGTATAGAACATATTGTTTTGAAGCACaataaagatattaaaatgcttaaaaataaGGTAATGGAAGGTGGGgaggaatataaaaaattatatttggagaaactaaaaattgaaaagaaatatgaaaaactgaaagatGCTCATTGTTCAGATACAAGTTGGATGTGTGAAGACAGAGAATTTATCGATGTCAACAAGGACTTGGGAGAATTGCAACCACTACCACCATTTCCTTTTATACTTCAACATTCATATTCTGACTCAAAAacgtaa
- the LOC136340341 gene encoding calcium-binding and coiled-coil domain-containing protein 2-like isoform X1, which yields MSLMNSPVVIFLDIQDHYDLKSDFTCTFKLDAKYVQKSYDIVAIFKLGWNNTKEYITGKAIRDVNTEQIGQVTFPSFLLPRDTSNLYQVCYISNQELKGASSPFDFSIEYQLLTSSEIFSSQVLTSCDSTAMCQVILEKDIEITKLKEMNASLTEENNVLKKSLKVLVDEKMESRFQSYDKNITKLRDLVEGIEHIVLKHNKDIKMLKNKVMEGGEEYKKLYLEKLKIEKKYEKLKDAHCSDTSWMCEDREFIDVNKDLGELQPLPPFPFILQHSYSDSKT from the exons ATGTCTTTAATGAACTCTCCTGTA GTgattttcttggacattcaagaCCACTATGATTTAAAAAGTGACTTTACTTGTACTTTTAAACTTGATgcaaaatatgttcaaaaatcTTATGATATTGTAGCCATATTTAAACTAGGGTGGAACAATACTAAGGAATATATTACTGGAAAGGCAATTCGAGATGTTAACACAGAACAGATTGGACAAGTTACATTTCCTA GCTTCCTACTTCCAAGAgacacttcaaatttatatCAAGTATGTTATATCAGTAACCAGGAATTAAAGGGAGCGAGTTCACCTTTTGATTTTAGTATAGAATACCAACTACTAACATCCTCAGAAATATTCTCAAGTCAAGTGTTAACTTCATGTGATAGCACAGCAATGTGTCAAGTAATTCTTGAAAAAGATATTGAGATTACTAAACTTAAAGAGATGAATGCTAGTCTTACAGAAGAAAATAATGTtcttaaaaaatcattgaaagtCTTGGTAGATGAGAAGATGGAAAGTAGGTTTCAAAgttatgataaaaatattacaaaattgaGGGATTTGGTAGAGGGTATAGAACATATTGTTTTGAAGCACaataaagatattaaaatgcttaaaaataaGGTAATGGAAGGTGGGgaggaatataaaaaattatatttggagaaactaaaaattgaaaagaaatatgaaaaactgaaagatGCTCATTGTTCAGATACAAGTTGGATGTGTGAAGACAGAGAATTTATCGATGTCAACAAGGACTTGGGAGAATTGCAACCACTACCACCATTTCCTTTTATACTTCAACATTCATATTCTGACTCAAAAacgtaa
- the LOC136340428 gene encoding putative odorant receptor 85d, with product MCGVLNPTWVPSHIHLTVLEKRFILVYQMMSSFFMACIVFATFLTYHATRLIGDRADGLCSLFDEICLIPNPEIQYQAFTNWVNYHEDTIRLCSRLNKAYKKTVGHVSLLVAVILALLGYQLMRDSSLKCLVYISGYFLLIFVSCHSGQLLEDQMMKVGRSVYFSKWYRSSQEIRAWIPFIILRSQQRMALDALPIGNCNNILLLTVIKTTYSYLALLQQMIER from the exons ATGTGTGGGGTTTTAAACCCCACGTGGGTGCCTTCGCACATACACCTCACAGTTCTAGAAAAACGCTTCATCTTGGTCTACCAAATGATGTCCTCATTCTTCATGGCTTGCATAGTTTTCGCCACTTTCCTGACATACCATGCGACCCGTTTAATCGGAGATAGAGCTGATGGCCTTTGCTCTctttttgatgaaatatgCCTTATCCCCAATCCAGAAATCCAGTACCAGGCCTTTACCAACTGGGTAAACTACCACGAAGACACTATTAG GTTATGCTCCAGGTTAAATAAGGCTTACAAAAAAACCGTAGGACACGTCTCTTTGCTGGTGGCCGTAATCCTGGCGCTCCTGGGGTATCAGCTAATGAGGGACAGTAGTCTTAAGTGCTTGGTTTACATCTCTGGGTATTTCTTGCTAATTTTTGTATCTTGTCATTCTGGCCAGCTCCTAGAAGACCAG ATGATGAAGGTGGGGAGATCCGTGTATTTCAGCAAATGGTACCGCAGTAGCCAGGAAATTAGAGCGTGGATTCCCTTTATTATTCTCAGAAGTCAGCAGAGAATGGCTTTAGATGCCTTACCTATAGGCAATTGTAATAACATTCTCCTTCTTACA GTGATTAAAACTACATATTCTTATCTGGCTCTGCTGCAGCAAATGATCGAAAGATAA
- the LOC136339911 gene encoding AN1-type zinc finger protein 4-like, which translates to MSEDGFSDNFDEPNIEIQIKTLLGTTFDIKVSSNDTVSAIKKKIFRVEGIPVFQQNLIFQSEELKDTSRLLDAGIRNGSTLILVSAMRGGPISTRRLSVSCEHYILKELKDLLETSKDEMTPGSKVSVLVFKEGDIINLLRVIENEDGSYSPYNEGPISPPSKPSRRDTLEAFERLVEDTEMCTKITTLRKKMDELNIKKQSKIKSAEDVECSIRQSCYQSEPPEGRGNISYRFLEECSGELLDNVDLTVFEKHIDEGNQSESEEIALKDKHRTKPKVLQNICVPKPKLKSLYSERRGSYSQTREAFARIAKRLPSRSIDQSETNIDSYTITFSRERQPNSFSASQMDNSPYPNALPSLNSLENDRLNSPDILANIDGLDDCDEERIPMANNCSENPYLLQGLNSNKLPDLRIFDTDDFLPGELDESERILASALRRGTAAIANDNSNFLNLPSPTYLANNTAPTGSATFRTLPDLTSNRLTRSNFGSTSDAKIIDRNCNNSTPALSTVSRAGGSQLTGLNKLPQVHSLDSRCFCHTESSSCSNKLPQASYSLSAAKLSPPSSSSSLDAPLPNLTRLESLGNLSSSRGESPILGAAGGSSVEEMGAKLAEQLQLLDEEANKDLYGESYSMSARNRVRLTRLVLATEVAERPKSSPDSIELEERTQDLWEIHEPASERLKRSATCQVGLLKRRQGIEYNYDGLENPQSKLKPELSNLGNYSQSSTEFGVCSGANFFVPQYLSAPSAIPPQYAPKHHPKYCDLFFSHEPRSPLYNRRNRRENLEANRNNPRSANLERDCSSIERLKNDENVLESKEQFRNEDLFGYCNLGCAANVLDKVEESKEIIKLPPVIKKKSRCSECNKRLNITNIYNCRCGRIFCSQHRYSEVHRCTYDYKTEGRKILERQNPLVTGQKVQRF; encoded by the exons ATGTCTGAGGATGGGTTTTCTGATAATTTCGATGAACCCAACATTGAAATTCAGATTAAAACTTTGTTGGGCACGACATTCGACATTAAGGTATCCTCCAATGATACAGTCAGTgccattaaaaagaaaattttcagagTTGAAG GTATTCCTGTCTTTCAACAAAACCTGATATTTCAATCGGAAGAGTTGAAAGACACTTCAAGGCTGCTTGATGCGGGAATCAGAAATGGGTCAACTTTAATCTTAGTTTCTGCAATGAGAGGCGGACCAATATCGACTAGACGACTATCAGTGTCGTGCGAGCATTATATATTGAAGGAATTGAAAGATCTTTTGGAGACGTCCAA GGACGAAATGACGCCAGGCTCTAAGGTGTCAGTTCTGGTTTTTAAGGAAGGCGACATAATTAACCTTTTACGCGTCATTGAAAACGAAGATGGTTCTTATTCTCCTTACAATGAGGGCCCGATTTCTCCACCTTCGAAACCTTCGCGTCGAGACACTTTGGAAGCGTTTGAAAG GCTTGTTGAAGATACCGAAATGTGTACCAAAATCACGACTCTTCGTAAGAAAATGGATGAActgaatattaaaaagcaaTCCAAGATTAAGAGTGCGGAAGATGTTGAATGCAGTATACGTCAGAGTTGTTATCAAAGCGAGCCACCTGAAGGGAGAGGCAATATTTCTTATCGGTTTTTAGAGGAATGCTCTGGCGAATTGTTGGATAATGTGGACCTAACGGTGTTCGAGAAACATATAG atGAAGGAAACCAGTCAGAAAGTGAAGAAATAGCTCTCAAAGACAAACATCGCACCAAGCCGAAAGTATTGCAAAACATTTGTGTGCCAAAACCAAAGCTAAAGTCTCTGTATAGCGAAAGAAGAGGGAGCTATTCTCAAACCAGAGAAGCTTTCGCCAGAATTGCCAAGAGGCTCCCGTCTCGGTCCATTGATCAATCGGAAACAAACATTGACAGCTATACCATAACTTTCTCCAGGGAAAGACAGCCGAATTCGTTTAGTGCCAGTCAAATGGACAACTCACCCTACCCAAATGCCTTGCCAAGCTTGAACTCTTTGGAGAACGATAGGTTGAATAGTCCGGATATTTTGGCGAACATTGATGGCTTAGACGACTGCGACGAGGAAAGAATTCCAATGGCGAATAACTGTAGTGAAAACCCATATTTGTTACAAGGTTTGAACTCAAACAAGTTACCAGATCTGAGGATATTTGATACAG aTGATTTTTTACCCGGAGAATTAGATGAATCGGAAAGGATTTTGGCTAGCGCATTAAGACGCGGTACAGCAGCAATAGCCAATGATAATagcaatttcttaaatttaccGTCGCCGACCTATTTAGCAAATAATACGGCTCCTACGGGAAGCGCCACATTTAGAACGTTACCGGATTTAACGTCAAACCGATTGACCCGTAGCAACTTTGGATCAACTAGCGATGCAAAGATAATAGATAGGAATTGTAATAATTCGACTCCGGCTTTGAGCACTGTTTCGCGGGCCGGTGGTAGTCAATTAActggcttaaacaaactgcCTCAGGTTCATTCGTTGGATTCCAGATGCTTCTGCCATACAGAGTCGTCTAGTTGCTCTAATAAGTTACCTCAAGCAAG TTATTCGCTAAGTGCGGCGAAACTCTCCCCTCCCAGTAGTAGCAGTAGTTTAGACGCCCCTTTGCCAAATCTAACCAGGCTGGAATCCCTGGGCAATTTGTCGAGCAGTAGGGGCGAAAGCCCTATTCTAGGAGCGGCGGGAGGATCTTCAGTGGAAGAGATGGGAGCAAAGCTAGCAGAGCAGCTCCAACTTTTAGACGAAGAGGCCAATAAAGACCTTTACGGGGAAAGTTACTCAATGTCTGCCCGCAATAGGGTTCGCCTAACGCGGCTGGTTCTCGCAACTGAAGTTGCCGAGAGGCCTAAAAGTTCTCCCGATAGCATAGAATTGGAAGAACGCACTCAGGATTTATGGGAAATTCACGAGCCGGCGAGTGAAAGACTGAAACGTAGTGCCACGTGTCAG GTGGGTTTACTAAAACGTCGTCAAGGTATTGAGTACAACTACGACGGTCTCGAAAACCCTCAATCAAAACTCAAACCGGAATTAAGCAATTTAGGAAATTATTCGCAGTCGTCTACGGAATTTGGCGTTTGTTCCGGAGCGAACTTTTTCGTGCCGCAATATTTGTCGGCGCCTAGCGCCATTCCACCCCAGTACGCCCCCAAACACCATCCGAAGTACtgcgatttatttttttcacatgaaCCTAGATCTCCGTTATATAATAGGAGAAATCG GAGAGAAAATCTAGAAGCAAATAGAAATAATCCACGTAGTGCGAATTTAGAAAGAGACTGCTCAAGTATAGAAAGGttaaaaaatgacgaaaatgtATTGGAGTCAAAAGAACAATTTAGGAATGAGGACTTATTCGGTTACTGTAATTTAGGCTGTGCCGCCAATGTCTTGGACAA gGTGGAAGAGagtaaagaaattataaaattgccGCCTGTGATAAAGAAGAAATCGAGGTGTAGTGAATGCAATAAACGCCTCAATATCACGAACATATACAACTGTAGGTGCGGAAGAATATTTTGTTCACAACATAGATATTCAGAG GTACACAGATGCACCTACGACTATAAAACTGAAGGTAGGAAGATTTTAGAACGACAAAACCCGCTGGTCACTGGTCAAAAGGTCCAGCGGTTTTGA